One Campylobacter sp. MG1 genomic window carries:
- the uppS gene encoding polyprenyl diphosphate synthase produces MNELNHLAIIMDGNGRWAKNQGLLRSFGHKAGAKTIERLVKACIEEGVLELSLFAFSTENWKRPKEEIEFIFKLLKEYLSSELNNFIKNEIRFKSFGDISVLDVDTKNLINEFEEKTKNYSRIIFNLGINYGGKDEILRAFKKLKASDEEIDENNFNKYLDIKNNVDLLIRTGGHFRISNFLLWQCAYAEFVFTPTLFPDFKEDELKEIIKNYRICKRNFGGV; encoded by the coding sequence ATGAACGAGTTAAATCATTTAGCAATCATTATGGATGGTAATGGTAGATGGGCTAAAAATCAAGGTTTATTAAGAAGTTTCGGGCATAAAGCAGGTGCAAAAACTATTGAAAGATTGGTAAAAGCTTGTATTGAAGAAGGCGTTTTAGAGCTTAGTTTGTTTGCATTTTCTACCGAAAATTGGAAAAGACCTAAAGAAGAAATTGAGTTTATTTTCAAATTACTTAAAGAATACTTATCTAGTGAATTAAACAATTTTATAAAAAACGAAATTAGATTTAAAAGCTTTGGAGATATTAGTGTTCTTGATGTAGATACTAAGAATTTAATTAATGAGTTTGAAGAAAAAACTAAAAATTACTCAAGAATTATTTTTAATCTAGGCATAAATTACGGCGGAAAAGATGAGATTTTAAGAGCTTTTAAAAAATTAAAAGCAAGTGATGAAGAAATAGATGAAAATAATTTTAATAAATATTTAGATATTAAAAACAATGTTGATTTATTGATTAGAACTGGCGGACATTTTAGGATTTCAAATTTCTTACTTTGGCAATGTGCTTATGCAGAGTTTGTTTTTACCCCTACTTTGTTTCCTGATTTTAAAGAAGATGAATTAAAAGAAATTATTAAAAATTATAGAATTTGTAAAAGGAATTTCGGTGGAGTTTAG
- the coaBC gene encoding bifunctional phosphopantothenoylcysteine decarboxylase/phosphopantothenate--cysteine ligase CoaBC, translated as MKVLLCVSGSISFYKSFELISMFKEEGIKVKALLSDGALKFVNKLAYEALCESVLTSENESWENDKNHIMFSKDCDAVVFAPASVNSINKLANGVCDNVFLSTLIASNKPLIIAPAANTNMYLASQTQKSLEYLKSLGVKIVKPISKTLACKEFGIGALANTKDIFLATLREIYKDKFYMGKNILITGGGTRESIDLVRNIGNYSSGTMSDALAKQAYLRGANVVYLKARCDEIKNENFTQLSYDTSAELKALMQDYKEFDYLFMCAAVSDFIPIKQERKIKRDEFDEEFNIKIRPNDDLLATFNFSGKKIGFKLECDEKTAYDNAKKALVNKGLSLLCLNILGEHTQFGSSKNEIFFCDYSGISEGYFDTKENLAKIIFDRVKADV; from the coding sequence ATGAAAGTATTATTATGTGTTAGTGGAAGTATTAGCTTTTATAAAAGCTTTGAGTTAATTTCTATGTTTAAAGAAGAAGGAATTAAAGTAAAAGCTTTATTAAGTGATGGGGCTTTGAAATTCGTAAATAAATTAGCTTATGAAGCATTATGTGAAAGCGTTTTAACAAGTGAGAATGAAAGTTGGGAAAACGACAAAAATCACATAATGTTTTCAAAAGATTGTGATGCTGTTGTATTTGCTCCTGCTAGTGTTAATTCAATAAATAAACTAGCTAATGGAGTTTGTGATAATGTATTTTTAAGCACCTTAATTGCTTCAAACAAACCACTAATAATAGCACCTGCAGCAAATACTAATATGTATTTAGCAAGTCAAACTCAAAAAAGCTTAGAATATTTAAAGAGTTTAGGTGTGAAAATAGTAAAGCCAATTAGCAAAACCTTAGCTTGTAAAGAATTTGGCATAGGAGCTTTAGCTAATACAAAAGATATTTTTCTAGCAACTTTAAGAGAAATTTATAAAGATAAATTCTATATGGGAAAAAATATTTTAATAACAGGCGGCGGCACTCGTGAGAGCATTGATTTGGTAAGAAATATAGGAAATTATTCAAGTGGAACTATGTCAGATGCACTAGCTAAACAAGCTTATTTAAGGGGTGCAAATGTGGTGTATTTAAAGGCTAGATGTGATGAGATTAAAAATGAAAATTTCACACAATTAAGCTACGATACAAGTGCTGAATTAAAAGCCTTAATGCAAGATTATAAAGAATTTGATTATTTATTTATGTGTGCTGCAGTTAGTGATTTTATCCCTATCAAACAAGAAAGAAAAATAAAAAGAGATGAATTTGATGAAGAATTTAATATCAAAATAAGACCTAATGATGATTTATTAGCTACTTTTAATTTTTCTGGTAAAAAAATCGGCTTTAAACTAGAGTGTGATGAAAAGACTGCCTATGATAATGCAAAAAAAGCTTTAGTAAATAAAGGTTTAAGCTTATTATGTCTTAATATTTTAGGAGAACATACTCAATTTGGCTCAAGTAAAAACGAGATATTTTTCTGTGATTATTCAGGCATTAGTGAAGGGTATTTTGATACTAAAGAAAACTTAGCAAAAATTATTTTTGATAGAGTAAAAGCTGATGTTTAA
- the glmU gene encoding bifunctional UDP-N-acetylglucosamine diphosphorylase/glucosamine-1-phosphate N-acetyltransferase GlmU codes for MKSSIVILAAGFGTRMNSNLAKPLHTICGKSLIKIIIENALQLSDDITLILHHQADAIKEHLKDYSNLKYIYQDMQNHKGTGGALINYEPKYEEALILNADMPLITLNSLKIIANTNSKIVLSTFNKYSANSYGRVIKENDKISKIVETKDANNEELKCTLCNAGIYKISKDILKTYIPKLNNNNAQKEYYLTDIIKMAIDDKISVSECTFDEIEFLGINNKLDLEQAEQIMQKRIKDELLINGVIMHNKDSIFIELDTQISNDCEIESGVVIKANSIIKSSKILANSVIENSEIINSSIGPMARIRPKCVIKDSKIGNFVECKNAKLEDVKAGHLAYLGDCEISSGVNIGCGVIICNYDGKNKHLSKIGKNVFIGSNSNLIAPINIPSDTLIAAGSTISNKDAAKLKAKDLFIERNKGVIFNNFKDF; via the coding sequence ATGAAATCAAGCATAGTAATACTAGCAGCTGGTTTTGGCACTAGAATGAATAGTAATTTAGCAAAACCTTTGCATACAATTTGTGGGAAATCTTTAATTAAAATTATTATTGAAAATGCTTTGCAACTTAGTGATGATATAACTTTGATTTTACACCATCAAGCAGACGCTATAAAAGAGCATTTAAAAGATTATTCTAATTTAAAATATATATATCAAGATATGCAAAATCATAAAGGCACAGGCGGGGCTTTAATAAATTATGAGCCAAAATACGAAGAAGCGTTGATTTTAAATGCTGATATGCCTTTAATTACATTAAATAGTCTAAAAATTATAGCTAATACAAATTCTAAAATAGTTTTAAGCACTTTTAATAAATATAGTGCTAATTCTTACGGAAGAGTGATTAAAGAAAACGATAAAATAAGTAAAATTGTAGAGACAAAAGATGCAAACAATGAAGAATTAAAGTGCACTTTATGTAATGCTGGAATTTATAAAATCAGTAAAGATATATTAAAAACTTACATTCCTAAGCTAAACAACAACAACGCTCAAAAAGAATATTATCTAACTGATATTATCAAAATGGCTATAGATGATAAAATAAGCGTTAGTGAATGCACCTTTGATGAGATTGAGTTTTTAGGCATTAATAATAAATTAGATTTAGAACAAGCCGAGCAAATTATGCAAAAAAGAATAAAAGATGAATTGCTTATAAATGGCGTTATTATGCATAATAAAGATAGTATTTTCATAGAGCTTGATACACAAATTAGCAATGATTGTGAGATTGAAAGCGGAGTTGTGATTAAGGCAAATTCTATTATAAAAAGCTCAAAAATCTTAGCAAATAGCGTTATAGAAAATAGTGAGATAATTAATTCAAGCATAGGGCCAATGGCTAGAATTCGTCCAAAATGCGTTATTAAAGATAGTAAAATCGGTAATTTCGTAGAATGCAAAAATGCAAAATTAGAAGATGTAAAAGCTGGGCATTTAGCTTATTTAGGAGATTGCGAGATTAGTAGCGGTGTAAATATTGGCTGTGGTGTGATAATTTGTAATTACGATGGCAAAAACAAGCACCTAAGCAAAATCGGTAAAAATGTCTTCATAGGCTCAAACTCAAACCTAATAGCACCAATTAACATACCTAGCGATACTTTAATTGCAGCAGGTAGCACGATTAGCAACAAAGACGCTGCTAAATTAAAAGCAAAAGATTTATTTATAGAGCGTAATAAAGGCGTGATTTTTAATAATTTTAAGGATTTTTAA